TGCCACTCATGAATAATCGCCATAACTTCTCCTTCCAAACCCTTGACATCAAAGGGTTTACTGCGATGTTCGGGATGATGGTAAACAACGACAGACTCTTTAACGCGCACGCGATCGCCAACTTTCATAAACTCTAGCGTTTCCTTTTGGGGCACCTTCAGGTTGCTTCCAGACAACCTTTTTATCTTTGCACAGAACTGTCCCAAAACTTATACTAATTTCTCTCTTCATTAGGGAGATGGAGTGGGGGAGTGGGAGAGGGGGGAGTGGGGGAGTGGGGGAGCGGGGGAGCGGGAGAGCGGGAGAGTGGGGGAGTGA
The sequence above is a segment of the Aerosakkonema funiforme FACHB-1375 genome. Coding sequences within it:
- a CDS encoding ferredoxin-thioredoxin reductase variable chain; translation: MKVGDRVRVKESVVVYHHPEHRSKPFDVKGLEGEVMAIIHEWQGRPVSANLPVLVKFDKKFKGHFRENEVEVIS